One Thalassospira marina DNA window includes the following coding sequences:
- a CDS encoding WcaI family glycosyltransferase, with amino-acid sequence MKIMILGLNYAPEKVGIAVYTSGMAAHLVEMGHEVHVVTGQPYYPGWHIMNDHRAILWKKRTEEGVHVTHCPHYIPARPSGRLRILHHASFAISCLVPTLYKTIHLRPHWVITIAPSLLSAPVALLAAWISGSKSWLHIQDFEIEAAFATELLAKHGLAARSARWFEQRMLKAFRRVSTISPQMCLKLAEKGVKPERIREFRNWADITAVYPLETPSPYLAEWGIKTPHVALYSGNIGNKQGIEIIIEAARMLVARQDLTFVICGEGPNRAALESLALNLPNIHFFDLQPKERLGELLNLATIHLMPQIKDAADLVLPSKLTNMLSSGRPVVASTPADSGLALEVADCGIVTEPDNPTAFAEAIAKLADCPSLHASYAKNARTRAEVRWNGLGILAEWEKELHCKNSESPKTRDFMDV; translated from the coding sequence ATGAAGATCATGATTCTTGGTCTTAATTATGCACCTGAAAAGGTTGGTATAGCGGTCTACACCAGCGGCATGGCCGCTCATCTTGTTGAAATGGGCCATGAGGTACATGTAGTGACAGGGCAGCCTTATTATCCAGGATGGCATATTATGAATGACCACCGAGCCATTCTATGGAAAAAACGAACTGAAGAAGGTGTCCACGTTACCCACTGCCCTCATTACATACCGGCACGGCCTAGTGGAAGGTTACGTATTCTACATCATGCAAGTTTTGCCATCTCCTGCCTTGTACCTACGCTATATAAGACAATACATCTTCGGCCACACTGGGTCATCACCATTGCTCCGTCACTCCTCTCGGCTCCCGTGGCACTCCTTGCTGCATGGATCAGTGGTAGTAAAAGCTGGTTACACATCCAAGACTTCGAGATTGAGGCAGCATTTGCGACTGAGCTGTTAGCCAAACATGGTCTTGCAGCGCGCTCTGCGCGCTGGTTCGAACAGAGAATGCTTAAAGCTTTCCGACGGGTAAGTACTATATCACCGCAAATGTGCCTTAAACTGGCAGAAAAGGGCGTTAAGCCTGAGCGTATCCGAGAGTTTCGTAACTGGGCGGACATCACTGCAGTGTACCCTCTCGAAACTCCATCGCCTTATCTCGCCGAATGGGGGATCAAAACACCTCATGTCGCACTCTATTCCGGAAATATTGGCAACAAACAAGGCATAGAGATAATCATCGAAGCTGCTCGTATGTTGGTAGCACGCCAAGACCTCACCTTTGTCATTTGTGGGGAGGGACCAAATCGCGCAGCTCTTGAGTCACTGGCATTAAACCTTCCTAATATACACTTTTTTGATCTTCAGCCGAAAGAACGCCTAGGTGAACTGCTCAACCTAGCCACCATCCACTTAATGCCCCAAATAAAAGATGCAGCTGATTTGGTATTACCCTCCAAACTAACCAATATGTTGTCTTCGGGTAGGCCGGTAGTAGCAAGCACACCTGCTGACAGCGGCCTTGCATTAGAAGTGGCAGATTGTGGGATTGTAACCGAGCCAGACAATCCCACAGCATTCGCTGAGGCCATTGCAAAACTGGCAGACTGCCCCTCGCTCCACGCGTCTTACGCAAAAAACGCCCGAACCCGTGCTGAAGTACGCTGGAACGGACTAGGAATATTAGCAGAATGGGAGAAAGAGTTGCATTGTAAGAACTCTGAAAGCCCGAAAACGAGAGATTTTATGGATGTCTAG
- a CDS encoding FkbM family methyltransferase — protein MSSAKRLIQQGRFIFWLWNHPLTQHGRAKTIIRFIKWQIGSRILKREVVLPFVDNKVLLVSNGMTGATGNYYCGLHEHKEMAFVLHSLRIGDLFVDVGANVGSYTILASHTGANVISIEPIPFTFNQLRKTIAVNLLTNTHVVAHCIGLADQEGELVFTADLDTTNHVVPKDLSEKDKDIPTQTITVPVITLDTLLKDQAATMIKIDVEGFEGLVLKGAESALKSDKLIAVILEMNGNNNRYGLEDQDILDLMAKNGFFPFSYDPFTRDFQNAHIGEGNTIFCKLTHKQAILERVAAAPKFCLANGTSI, from the coding sequence ATGTCTAGCGCGAAAAGACTGATACAACAGGGAAGGTTTATTTTTTGGCTATGGAACCACCCTCTAACTCAGCATGGTCGGGCGAAAACAATCATCCGATTTATAAAGTGGCAAATAGGGTCTCGAATACTCAAAAGAGAAGTTGTACTTCCGTTTGTAGATAACAAAGTTCTTCTGGTATCCAATGGCATGACTGGAGCAACAGGAAATTATTATTGTGGTTTGCACGAACATAAAGAAATGGCATTTGTACTACATTCTCTACGCATAGGAGACCTTTTCGTAGATGTTGGTGCAAACGTCGGCTCTTATACAATTCTGGCCAGTCACACTGGAGCGAATGTTATCTCAATTGAACCTATACCATTCACATTTAACCAACTAAGAAAGACGATTGCTGTCAATCTTCTCACAAATACACATGTTGTAGCACATTGTATCGGATTGGCAGATCAGGAAGGAGAACTTGTTTTTACTGCAGATTTAGACACAACGAATCACGTTGTACCAAAAGATCTCTCAGAAAAAGATAAAGATATACCAACTCAAACGATTACGGTACCAGTTATTACTCTGGATACATTGTTAAAAGACCAAGCCGCCACAATGATCAAAATCGATGTTGAAGGATTTGAAGGCCTTGTGCTCAAAGGTGCTGAATCTGCCTTAAAATCAGATAAGCTTATTGCCGTCATCCTTGAAATGAACGGTAACAACAATAGATACGGACTAGAAGATCAAGACATTTTAGATCTAATGGCAAAAAACGGTTTTTTTCCTTTCTCATATGACCCCTTCACGAGAGATTTCCAAAATGCCCATATAGGGGAAGGTAATACGATTTTCTGTAAATTAACACATAAACAAGCGATCCTGGAGCGTGTTGCAGCCGCACCGAAGTTTTGTCTGGCCAATGGAACATCTATATGA
- a CDS encoding lipopolysaccharide biosynthesis protein, whose protein sequence is MIGKTFQYPLILRLRRGVVTKRLVKGVAANLLGKIWVLLAQLLAIPVLTAYWGADGYGVWLMLITIPTYLNLSDVGLGTTASVEMTRRIANDDPQGAHATYHSAWVFMTGLTGTCAMLAIGYATHIAINATPNANRFEGVSLAFAIVSMTLYAIVSVQMRLLQGLYQATHKYALGTFLNGLVVPVEGIAMVIVAISNGAILELSLAMLGIRLVAWLIFYRILRRHEPWFALGWRAATWDQFKTLFRPSLAAFCLVVADALMLQSIIVILGWVAGTSTVAIFGAARFLSRAPLQLSSLLSRASLPELTRALTAKNFLLSNRLAGLNVLTALSITLPFALFLCLFGTDLLRLISHNQLNAGRMLFIGLALAATLNAVWGALATPLLSLNQQGLFSYHYLIAATLLISVLVVSPWDKGLTSAWGMALVEAGMVGTVASRSKLIGSIHVSH, encoded by the coding sequence ATGATTGGAAAGACCTTCCAATATCCTCTTATTCTGCGTTTGCGACGAGGTGTCGTGACAAAACGATTAGTAAAAGGGGTAGCAGCCAACTTACTGGGAAAAATCTGGGTGTTGTTAGCGCAACTCTTGGCAATTCCAGTTTTGACCGCTTATTGGGGGGCGGATGGATATGGCGTTTGGCTAATGTTAATTACCATCCCGACTTATCTGAATTTAAGTGATGTTGGCTTGGGGACAACCGCAAGCGTCGAAATGACCAGACGGATTGCAAACGACGATCCGCAAGGCGCACATGCCACTTATCATAGCGCGTGGGTGTTCATGACCGGACTAACCGGGACGTGTGCGATGCTGGCGATAGGATATGCCACTCATATTGCAATCAATGCGACACCGAATGCGAACCGTTTCGAAGGTGTATCGCTCGCATTCGCAATAGTTTCAATGACACTTTATGCCATCGTTTCTGTGCAAATGCGTCTGCTGCAAGGATTATATCAGGCGACCCACAAATATGCTCTAGGTACATTTCTCAATGGCTTAGTCGTTCCCGTCGAGGGAATCGCGATGGTCATCGTGGCCATAAGCAATGGTGCTATTTTGGAGCTTTCTCTGGCTATGCTCGGTATACGGTTAGTAGCATGGTTGATTTTCTATCGCATCCTCCGGCGTCATGAGCCATGGTTTGCTCTTGGCTGGCGTGCTGCTACTTGGGACCAATTTAAAACTCTCTTCAGGCCTTCCCTTGCCGCCTTCTGCCTCGTCGTCGCCGACGCTCTCATGCTGCAAAGTATAATTGTAATTCTGGGCTGGGTGGCAGGCACCAGCACAGTGGCGATCTTTGGTGCTGCTCGCTTCTTGAGCCGCGCGCCCCTCCAACTCTCCAGTCTTCTGTCGCGCGCCAGCCTGCCGGAATTGACACGCGCCCTCACCGCAAAAAATTTTCTGCTGTCCAACCGTCTCGCCGGTCTAAATGTCCTGACAGCGCTGTCTATTACACTGCCTTTCGCCCTATTTCTTTGCCTATTTGGTACCGATTTGCTGCGGCTTATCTCTCATAACCAGCTGAACGCTGGACGGATGCTCTTTATCGGGCTTGCTCTTGCAGCCACGTTAAACGCTGTTTGGGGAGCCCTGGCAACACCTCTCCTCTCTTTGAATCAGCAGGGCCTCTTCTCATACCACTACCTTATCGCAGCGACCTTACTTATCTCTGTTCTCGTTGTCTCGCCTTGGGATAAAGGTCTCACTTCTGCTTGGGGTATGGCATTAGTTGAGGCAGGAATGGTGGGAACCGTGGCTTCTCGGTCAAAACTAATAGGTTCAATTCATGTCAGCCATTAA